The segment GTCCAGGCCAACGTCCCCGTCGGCGTTATCGGTGAGCCCGGCCAGGGCAAGACCGCGACCATGGAATCCGCGACCTCCGGGTGGGGCCGTCACTGCGAAACAGTCATCGGTTCCAACCGTGAAGCCACCGACTTCCTCGGCGTGATGATCGAAGATGCGGGCGCGATCAAGTACTCGTCCTTCCAGTGGGTTCAGAATCTGAACAAGGCCAAGGCGGGTCTGCTCCTGCTCGACGAGTTCAACACGTCGGCGCCGTCCACGATGAAGGGCATGCTGCGCGTCGTGCAGGAACGCTACGTCGGCGACACGAGGCTCAACGACTCTGTCTCCATCGTCGCGCTGATGAACCCGATCGAAACCGCCGTGGACGCCTACGACCTCCCGGCCCCGATGGCGAACCGCATGATGCACCTCAAGTGGGTTTTCGACACGAACAACTGGCTCGAAAACGTCGCGACCGGCTTCCAGAACACGAGCCCGATCCCCCTCTCCGACATGCTGGCCGCTGACCCTGTCTCCCGCAAGGCCGCTGTGTCCGCCGCTGTGACCACGTTCTTGAAGGTCAACTCCAAGTTCATGACCCCGCCGGTCCCGACCGACCCGATCAAGGCCGGCGGCGCGTGGCCGTCCCCGCGTTCTTGGACCAACGTCATCAGCGTCCTGTCCCAGTTGGACCGTTACGACGAAGAGGCCGCGTTCCTGGTTGTTGAGGGTCTCGTCGGTGAGGGTGCCGCGACCGAATACTTCAAGTGGCTCGCCGCTGCCGACCTGCACGACCCGGCCGAAGTCATCGACGGCACCGTGGCGGTGGACTGGAAGAACGAACGTGCCGACCGCCTGTTCGCCCTCGTGCAGGGTGTGACGGCACTGGGCCTCTCCGGTGATGCCGAACTGTGGCGCAAGGCCGCCATCGTCCTCGCCAAGTGCGCCGAGGGCGGCAAGCCGGACGTGGCGTTCCCCTCCGCTCAGAAGCTCGCGAACAACCTGCCCAAGGATGTCGCTGGCCTCCCGAAGCGGTTCGCTGAGGCTTTCATGGAACTGTTCGGCAACACGAAGTACAAGGTGGCTGTCGCCGCCAAGTAGACCCGAGAGTCAAGGCCGGGACCGTCTCCATTTGAACTGGTCCCCGAAAGTTGGACTGGCTAAGTAAGATCCTAAGCCGCGAGGGCCTGGGTCCGGTATTGCACCGGGCTCAGGCCCTCGAGCTTTGTCGAGATCCGTTCGGTGTTGTACCAGCGGATGTATTCGTGCAGTGCCGCGGTCAGTGCCTCGGTGCTGATGAACCGGACGCGGTGGAAGAGCTCTTCTTTGAGATGGCCGAAGAAGTTTTCCATCACGGCATTGTCGTAGCAGTTGGCCTTGCGTGACATTGATTGGACCGCGCCGGCGCCGCCGAGGAGAGTCCGCCAGGAGAGATGCTGGTACTGGAATCCCTGGTCGGAATGCACCAGCGGTTTCTCACCATCCTTGAGGGTCGTCAACGCCTTACTCAGCGACGTGTTGGTGAGCGCCAGATTCGGGGACGAGCCGAGGGTGTACGAGATGATCTGCCGGTCGAAGAGGTCCATGACCGGTGAGAGGTAGAGTTTGCGGTCGCCGACGTTGAATTCGGTCACGTCCGTCACCCACTTCTGGTTCGGGGCGGTGGCTTCGAAATCCCGGTTGAGCACGTTCAGGGCGACGGCGCCTTGTTCGCCGCGGTAGGAGTTGTAGCGCTTCTTCCGCCGGACCTTGCAGACCAGCCCGAGTGTCCGCATCAGCTTCAGCACGGTCTTCTTCGCGGTCCTCCAGCCTTGCTTGGCCAGCTCGATGTGGACGCGTCGGTGCCCGTACCTGCCATGGTTCTTCTTAAAGATCTCCGTGACCGCGCTCTTGAGAGCCTCTTGCGGATCGGGGGCCTGGAGCCGGGCCTGGTGATAGAAGAACGTCGAGCGGGCAATGCCAGCGATGTCCAGGAGCAATTCCAGGCGGTGTTCGGCCTTGAGAGCGATGACGGCGCGGACCTTTACCGCCGATCCTCGTCCCTCAAGGCCTGCACTTTTCCCAGGAACGCCACCTCTGCCCGCAAGCGCTCGTTCTCACGGCGCAACCTTTGCAGTTCTGACTCAGGCTGCGACGGCGCCTCGAAAGGCGACTTCGGGCGGCCCCTGGGCTTCGGACGCAGTCCGTCTTCGCCTTCATTCCGATACAGGCTTGCCCACTTCTTGATCAGAAGCGGGGACGACAGCTGGAACTCCTGCGCCAAGGACACCTGGGTCTCTCCAGCCAGAAACCGCTGCACAACAGCGAGTTTGAACTCAAACGAAAACTGCCGCTTCGTTGGCTTGGCCACTAGCGTTGTACCTCCGCGAACTCTCCACCGGTCATATAACCGGCCTGCGGCCCTCTTGCTCACCCCGAGCTTTGTGGCAACGGACTTGGCGCCCCAACCGGTCTCGAACAACGCTACCGCGGCCGCGCGCTGCTCCTCGGACAACGAACTGCTCTTTAACATGAAACTGCTCCCCGTAAGTCAGAACTGAATTCTCAGTCCAACTTTCGGGGAGCAGTTCAATTCGCGGAGGGTCCCGGCCTTTCACGTTCCCGGCTCACGAAAGCAGGCCCTGGCGTCTCCCCGGGTCGGCCATTGGGCCGTTGCCCCGCCAGCGTCACCGGCCGGTCAACGGCCAGACGTCCTGCACGAAACGCGCCGCCGTCAGCAAGAGCGCCGCGGCCGCGATCCAGACACCGGCAATCTGCCACGCGGTGGCCCTCGGCCGAGGTCGATCCTCCATGGCCCTCCTGTTCCTTGTTTGAGTGGGAGAACCATCGTAGAGGCGGCTACCAGCCCCGTGGCAGGGCCGCTGTTTGCCCTGCAGGGGTTGTGCACAGCACGTCCACAGCCCTTGCGGCGCGAGCAAGTGAATCTGTGGGTAGCCGGTCCACAGAAAGATCCCGGCGAGTCACCACTCCCGGGTGTTTCGGGTCGACGGATTGTTTTCGGACTCGCGAGCATTTCAGTACTGTCGCGGAGAAGGCCATGCGCAGGCAGATCTGTCACTCTGGCACCGCAGCCGCACACAAGCTTGGTATGAGCATCGATTCCAAGCCCCGCCAGCCCAAAGGCATCCCCGTCGGCGGCCAGTTCGCCGCTATCGCACATGCCGAGCCTGGAGCAGTCCTGGCCGTCGCCCGCCACCGCCAGACCATGGCAGTCCGGCGAGAGCTGTTCCGCGCCCATGGGTTCGTCCCTGCGGCCACCATCCAGGCCGTCAACGCACCCACCTCCACCGATGACCGCGAGGAATGGTGGAACCGTAACTTCGTCGCCGCCGAATACGGCACCA is part of the Arthrobacter methylotrophus genome and harbors:
- a CDS encoding helix-turn-helix domain-containing protein, yielding MLKSSSLSEEQRAAAVALFETGWGAKSVATKLGVSKRAAGRLYDRWRVRGGTTLVAKPTKRQFSFEFKLAVVQRFLAGETQVSLAQEFQLSSPLLIKKWASLYRNEGEDGLRPKPRGRPKSPFEAPSQPESELQRLRRENERLRAEVAFLGKVQALRDEDRR
- a CDS encoding IS3 family transposase; amino-acid sequence: MLLDIAGIARSTFFYHQARLQAPDPQEALKSAVTEIFKKNHGRYGHRRVHIELAKQGWRTAKKTVLKLMRTLGLVCKVRRKKRYNSYRGEQGAVALNVLNRDFEATAPNQKWVTDVTEFNVGDRKLYLSPVMDLFDRQIISYTLGSSPNLALTNTSLSKALTTLKDGEKPLVHSDQGFQYQHLSWRTLLGGAGAVQSMSRKANCYDNAVMENFFGHLKEELFHRVRFISTEALTAALHEYIRWYNTERISTKLEGLSPVQYRTQALAA
- a CDS encoding ATP-binding protein; this translates as MATIHSFPGSPFQRALAAGVQANVPVGVIGEPGQGKTATMESATSGWGRHCETVIGSNREATDFLGVMIEDAGAIKYSSFQWVQNLNKAKAGLLLLDEFNTSAPSTMKGMLRVVQERYVGDTRLNDSVSIVALMNPIETAVDAYDLPAPMANRMMHLKWVFDTNNWLENVATGFQNTSPIPLSDMLAADPVSRKAAVSAAVTTFLKVNSKFMTPPVPTDPIKAGGAWPSPRSWTNVISVLSQLDRYDEEAAFLVVEGLVGEGAATEYFKWLAAADLHDPAEVIDGTVAVDWKNERADRLFALVQGVTALGLSGDAELWRKAAIVLAKCAEGGKPDVAFPSAQKLANNLPKDVAGLPKRFAEAFMELFGNTKYKVAVAAK